GGCGTGCCGGACGAGAACGGGCTGACGCGGGTGAAGGCCTACGTGGTGCTCAAGGACGGCGGTGCCGGCGGCGAGGCGCTGGACGCGGAGCTCAAGGCCTTCGTCAAGTCGCGGCTGGCGCCGCACAAGTACCCGCGGCTGCTGGCCTTCGTGCCGGAGCTGCCGAAGACCGCCACCGGCAAGATCCAGCGCTTCCGCCTGCGCGCGCTGGCGGCGTCGCAGCCATGAGCGCTACCGCACGGCCGCTCCGAAGGGAGCGCTGCGTCCCTCCTGGAGGGACGCAGCGAAGCGAAAGGGTGCACCAGTGAACGTGCGGGTCCACTGGGACGGCCACGACCATCGGATCGAGTTCGAATGGCTGGCCCCGCAGCGCCGGCACCGGCCGCTGCTGGTCTTCCTGCACGAGGGCCTGGGCTCGGTGGCGATGTGGCGCGACTTTCCCGCCCGGCTGTGCGACGCCGCCGACTGCCGCGGCCTGGTGTTCTCGCGCTGGGGCTACGGCCAGTCGACCCCGCGCCAGCCGCACGAGCGCTGGCCGGTGGACTTCATGCACCGGCAGGCCAGCGCGTTCCTGCCGGCCTTCTTCGCCGCCTTGGACCTCGACACCCGGGCCGAACCGCCCTGGCTGTACGGCCACAGCGACGGCGGCTCCATCGCGCTGCTGCACGCCGCCGCCTTTCCCGACCGGGTGGCAGGGCTGGTCGTCGCCGCACCGCACATCCTGGTCGAGGACCTCAGCGTGGCCAGCATCGACAAGGCGCGCGATGCCTACCTGGCGACCGACCTGCGCGCCAAGCTGGGCCGCTACCATGCCGACCCGGACTCGGCGTTCTGGGGCTGGAACGACGTCTGGCTGGACCCGGCCTTCCGCGACTGGGACATCCGGGCGGCGCTGCCGGCCATCCGCTGCCCGGTGCTGGCCATCCAGGGCGTCGACGACGAATACGGCACCATGGCGCAGATCGAGGGCATCGCCGAGGCGGTGCCGCAGGCGCAATTGCTGCGGCTGGACGACTGCGGCCACTCGCCGCACCGCGACCAGCCGCAGGCGGTGCTGCAGGCGGTGAGCGGGCTGATGCGCTGAGGGACGGCACCGGTTTCATCCGCCGCAGTTCGGGGCGATTCTTCTTTCCAGCACGACCACGACGGGGCGAGGCCCCGAGGAGATGACGATGAGAAGCACCTTCCGCGCCGCGGCCCTGGCCGCCGCCACCACGCTGGCCTTCACCGGCGGGCTGGCGCAGGCCCAGTCCGACAAGATCAAGGTCGGCCTCATGCTGCCGTACACCGGCACCTTCGCCGCCCTGGGCGTCGCCATCGAGAACGGCTTCCGGCTCTACATGGAGGAGAACGGCGGCAAGCTCGGCGGCAAGACGGTGGAGTTCTTCAAGGTCGACGACGAGTCCGACCCGGCCAAGGCCACCGACAACGCCAACAAGCTGGTCAAGCGCGACAACGTCGACGTGCTCGTCGGCACCGTGCATTCGGGCGTGGCCATGGCGCTGGCCAAGGTGGCCCGCGACAACAACACCCTGCTCATCATCCCCAACGCCGGCGCCGACGCGCTGACCGGCCCGCTGTGCGCGGCCAACGTCTTCCGCAGCAGCTTCTCCAACTCCCAGCCGGGCTACGCCATGGGCCTGGTCGCGGCCGAGAAGCAGAAGCACAAGACGGCCATCACCATCAGCTGGAAGTACGCCGCCGGCGACGAGTCGGTCAAGGGCTTCAAGGACGGCTTCGAGTCCAAGGGCGGCAAGGTGGTCAAGGAGCTGAACCTGCCCTTCCCCAACGTCGAGTTCCAGGCGCTGCTCACCGAGATCGCCGCGCAGAAGCCGGACGCGGTCTACGCCTTCTTCGCCGGTGGCGGCGCCGTCAAGTTCGTCAAGGACTACGCGGCGGCCGGCCTGAAGGACAAGATCCCGCTGTACGGCCCCGGCTTCCTCACCGACGGCACGCTGGAGGCGCAGGGCGCCGCCGCCGCCGGCATGCTCACCGCGCTGCACTACGCCGACGACCTGAACATCCCGAAGGACAAGGCCTTCCGCCTGGCCTACGCCAAGACCTTCAAGCTGCAGCCCGACGTCTACGCGGTGCAGGGCTACGACGCGGCGCAGATGCTGGCCGCCGGCCTGAAGGCCGCGGGCGGCGACATCGCCAAGCGCGACGCGGTGGTCAAGGGCATCGAGCAGGCCAAGATCGACAGCCCGCGCGGCGTCTTCACCGTCAGCAAGGCGCACAACCCGGTGCAGGACTTCTACCTGCGCAAGGTCGAGGGCAACATGAACAAGAACGTCGGCGTCGCCGCCAAGCAGCTCGCCGACCCGGGCCGCGGCTGCAAACTGTGAACCTTGAGCCCCCGGCCCTCGGGGGCCGCCCTCCGAGGGGGCACGACGCAGGACCGGGGGACCCGGATCCTGCGCCGCTCCTCGGCCCGTACCGCCCCTGACCGCTGTCGCGGTCCGTCCCAGAGGGACCTGCCTGGACCACCGTCCCGATGGACCTGACCACCTTTCTCATCCAGTGCCTGAACAGCGTCCAGTACGGCCTGCTGCTGTTCCTGGTGGCCAGCGGGCTGACGCTGATCTTCGGGATCATGGGCGTCATCAACCTGGCGCACGGCAGCTTCTACATGGTGGGGGCCTACCTGGCCTTCACCCTGTCGGCGCTCACCGGCGACTTCGTGCTGTCGCTGCTGCTGGGCATCGTGCTCACGGTGGCGCTGGGCTACCTGCTGGAGTGGGCCTTCTTCAGCTTCCTCTACGAGCGTGAGCACCTGCAGCAGGTGCTGATGACCTACGGCCTGATCCTGGTCTTCGAGGAGCTGCGCAGCATCCTGGTCGGCGACGACGTGCACGGGGTGCCGGTGCCGGCCTGGCTGGCCGGGTCGGTGCCGCTGGGAGAGAACATGACCTACCCGGTCTACCGCTTGTTCATCTCCGCGGTGTGCCTGGCCGTGGCCGCGGCGATGATGTGGACCTTCCGCTCGACGCGGCTGGGCATGCGCATCCGCGCCGGCGCGACCAACCGCGAGATGGTGCAGTCGCTGGGGGTCAACATCTCGGTGCTGTACCGCATCGTCTTCGCCGTCGGCGTGGCGCTGGCGGCGCTGGCCGGCATGGTGGCCGCGCCGGTGGCCTCGGTCTATCCCGGCATGGGCGGCCAGGTGCTCATCATCTGCTTCGTGGTGGTGGTCATCGGCGGCATCGGCTCGGTCAAGGGCGCGCTGGTGGCCGCGCTGGCGGTGGGCTTCGTCGACACCTTCGGCAAGGTGCTGTGGCAGGAAGGCGCCGGCGCGCTGACCTACCTGCTCATGGCCGTCATCCTGATCTGGCGGCCCGAGGGCCTCTTCAAGCAGGGCACGTGATGCTGCGCTGGACCCTTCTCTTCGCGCTGGCCGCCAGCCTGCCCTGGTGGCCGGAGCCGGTGGGCAGCAAGTTCCACCTGGAGCTCGGGGCCCAGGTGCTGACCATGGCCATCTTCGCGCTCAGCCTGCAGCTGCTGGTGGGCTTCACCGGGCTGGTGAGCCTGGGCCATGCGGCCTTCTTCGGCGCCGCGGCCTACACCGCCGCGCTGCTGGCGCCCGAAAGCGAGGCCGGCAACGGCTGGACGATGCTGGCCGCCTCGGTCGGCGTGGCCGGTGCGCTGTCGCTGCTCATCGGCCTCTTCGTCATGCGCACCAAGGGCGTGTACTTCATCATGGTCACGCTGGCCTTCGCACAGCTGGTGTACTTCGTCGTCCACGACACCAAGGGCTTCGGCGGCAGCGACGGCGCCTACCTGTACTTCAAGCCCGAGTTCACCGTCGGCGCGTCGAAGCTGGTGGACCTGGACCAGCCGGCGCAGCTGTACTGGTTCTCGCTGGCGCTGACGGCGGTGACCGTGGCGGTGCTCGGCCTGGTGCTGCGCTCGCGGCTGGGCCACGCCTTCGTCGGCATCCGCCACAACGAGCAGCGCATGCGCGCCGCCGGCTTCCCGACCCTGGCCTACAAGCTGGCCAGCTTCACCATCGGCGGCGCGCTGGCCGGGCTGGCCGGTTTCCTCTACGCGGCACGCACCGGCTACGTCAACCCGGAGCTGCTGTCCTGGCACCAGTCGGGCAACGCGCTGCTGATGATCATCCTCGGCGGGCTCGGCAGCCTGGGCGGCGCCATCGCCGGCGCGGTGGCCTTCGTGCTGCTGTCCGAATGGTTCAGCGGCCTCACCAAGCACTGGCAGCTGCTGCTCGGCGGCTTCATCATCGTCATCGTGGCGGTGCTGCCGCAGGGGCTGATGGGCGGGCTGTCGCTGCTGAAGCGCCGTCGCCGTGCGGCGGCCACGCCCCTGGGCGCCGCCGTTCAGGAGGGCCGGCCATGAGCTCCCGCACGGCCGCTCCGAAGGGAGCGCTCGTCCCCTTCGGAAGGACCCACGAAGTGGAGGGTGCGCCAATGAGCGCTCCCGCACGGCCGCTCCGAAGGGAGCGCTCGTCCCTCTCGGAGGGACCCACGAAGTGGAGGGTGCGCCAATGAGCGCCGTGCCGGTCCTCGAGGCCCATGGGGTGACGCGCCGCTTCGGCGCCCTGGTGGCGGTGGACAACGTCTCGCTGGCGCTGCACAGGAACCGGATCCACGCCGTCATCGGCACCAACGGCGCCGGCAAGTCGACGCTGATCAACCTGCTGTCCGGCGAGGTCCCGCTGTCGGCCGGCACGGTGAGTCTGGACGGCCAGGACATCAGCCGCTGGCCGCAGCCCAGGCGCGCCGACGCCGGCCTCAACCGCAGCTACCAGCGCAACAACGTCTTCCTGCCGCTGACCGTGCGCGAGAACTGCCGCCTGGCCGCGCAGGCGCGCCGCCCCCGCCCCTGGGCGGTGTGGGAATCGGCGCAGGCCTGCCGTCACAGCCGCCGCTTGGCCGACGAGGCGATGGACCGCGCCGGCCTGGCCGACCGCGCCGACCGCGTCGCGGCCAGCCTGTCGCACGGCCAGAAGCGGCAGCTGGAGGTGGCGATGTGCCTGGCCACCGCGCCGCGCGCGGTGATGCTGGACGAGCCGCTGGCCGGCATGGGCGCCGAGGAATCGCAGCGCATGCTCGACCTGCTGCGCGCCCTGCGCGCCGACCACGCCCTGCTGCTGGTGGAGCACGACATGGACGCGGTGTTCGCCGTCGCCGACGAGATCACCGTCATGGTCAACGGCGCGGTGCTGGCCAGCGGCGCGCCGCAGGCCGTGCGCGAGAACGCACAGGTGCAAGCGGCCTACCTGGGAGGCCACGCATGACCACGCCGCTGCTCATCGAAGCGACCGGCGTGCAGGCCTGGTACGGCAGCAGCCACGTGCTGCGCGGCGTCGACCTCACGCTGGCCGAGGGCGAGACGCTGGGCCTGCTCGGCCGCAACGGCATGGGCAAGTCGACGCTCATCCGCACCCTGCTCGGCCATGTCAAGCAGCGCGACGGCCGCATCCGCGTCGCCGGCGAGGACTGCTCGCGCGCCGCGCCGCACCGCGTGGCGCAGCTGGGCATCGCCTACGTGCCCGAGGGCCGCGGCGTCTTTCCCAACCTCACGGTGCGCGAGAACCTGGTCATGGCGGCCCGGCCGCCGGCCGACGGCAGCCCGGCGGTCTGGACCTACGACCGCATCATGGCCACCTTCCCCCGGCTGTCCGAGCGGGTGGGCAACCTCGGCTCGCAGCTGTCCGGCGGCGAGCAGCAGATGCTGTCCATCGGCCGCGCGCTGATGACGCACCCCAAGGCCATCGTGCTCGACGAGGCCACCGAAGGACTGGCCCCGCTGATCGTCGACGAGATCTGGCGCGTCATCGCCACCATCCGCCAGACCGGCCTGGCGACCATCGTCGTCGACCGCAACTACCGCCGCGTCATCGCCCAGGCCGACCGCGTGGTCGTGCTGCAGAAGGGCGAGGTGGTGCTGGCCGGCGCCAGCGCCGCGGTGCAGGACGATCCGGCGCTGGCCGGCTACCTGGGCGTCTGAACGCCCGACGGGTGGGCCGCCTGATCCGAACGGCGGCCCGGGACGTAAAAGCGGCATCGTCCCTCGCTCCCGCGCTCATGCCCGCTGCCAGCACCGCCACCGCCATCCACTGGGTCGAACAGGGCCTGGTGCCCGACACCGCGGTGCGCTTCGGCATCCGCCGGCTGCTGAAGGCGCGGCTGGCCGAGCTGTCGAGCGGCGATGCCGAAGCCACCGCGCGGCTGACGCAGGACTTCGTCGCGTCGCTGCGCGCCGCCCCCTGGCCCTGGTGCCGGAGAAGGCCAACGAGCAGCACTACGAGGTGCCGGCGGCCTTCTTCGAGGCGGTGCTCGGGCCGCACCGCAAGTACAGCAGCTGCTGGTGGCCGGACGGCGTGCAGACGCTGGAGCAGGCCGAGGCCGCGGCGCTCGCCGCCACCTGCGAACGCGCCGGCCTGGAGGACGGCCAGCAGGTGCTGGAGCTGGGCTGCGGCTGGGGCTCGCTCAGCCTGTGGATGGCCGAGCGCTTCCCCGGCAGCCGCATCACCGCGGTCTCCAACTCGCAGTCGCAGCGGCGGCACATCGAAGCGGTCGCGCGCCAGCGCGGGCTCGGCAACCTGCAGGTCATCACCTGCGACGTCAACGACTTCCAGGCCGAGCCCGGCCGCTTCGACCGGGTGGTGTCGGTGGAGATGTTCGAGCACCTGCGCAACTGGCCGCTGGCCTTCGAGCGGGTGGCGGGCTGGCTGAAGCCCGACGGCCGCTTCTTCATGCACGTCTTCGCCCACCGCGAGGCGCCCTACGCGTTCGTCGAGCGCGACGCCAGCGACTGGATGAGCCGGCACTTCTTCTCCGGCGGCATGATGCCCAGCGACGACCTGGCGCTGCACTGCCAGGACCACCTGCGGCTGCAGGCCCGCTGGCGCTGGGACGGCACCCACTACCAGCGCACCGCCGCCGCCTGGCTGGCCAACATGGACGCTCGCCGCGAGGCGCTGATGCCGCTGTTCGAGGCCACCTACGGCGAGCAGGACGCACCGGTGTGGTGGACCCGCTGGCGCCTCTTCTTCCTGTCGGTGGAAGAGCTGTTCGGCTGGGACGGCGGCCGCCAGTGGTGGGTCAGCCACTACCTGTTCGACAAGCGCTGACCGCACGATGCTGCAAGCCGCCTTCGCCGGCCTGGTGCTCGGCTTGGCCATCGCGGTGCCGACGTGGTGGCTCAGCCTGCGGCTGCGCGACGCCAGCCTGGCCGACCGCATCTGGCCGCTGCTGATTGCCGGGCCCGGCGTGGTCTACGCGCTGGCGCTGGGCGCCGGCACGCGAGGCCTGCTGATGCTCGCGCTGCTGATCGCCTGGGCGCTGCGCCTGGCCGCCTTCATCACCTGGCGCAACTGGGGCCACGGCGAGGACCGCCGCTACGCCGCCATGCGCCAGCGCCATGGCGAGGCCTTCGCATGGAAGAGCTTGGGGCTCGTGTTCGGCCTGCAGGCGGTGCTGGGCTGGATCGTGTCGGCACCGGTGCTGGCCGCCGTGGCGACGGCCTCGCCGCTCGGCCTGCTCGATGCGCTCGGTGCCGTGCTGGCGCTGTTCGGCCTGGTCTTCGAGGCGGTGGCCGACGCGCAGATGGCGCGCTTCCGCGCCGACCCCTCGCAGCGCGGCCGGGTGATGGACCGCGGGCTCTGGCGCTGGTCGCGCCACCCCAACTACTTCGGCGAGGCCTGCGTCTGGTGGGGCCTGTGGCTGATCGCGCTGGCGGGTGCCGGCCGGGACGCCGCCTGGGCCGTCGTCTCGCCGGCGCTGATGACCTTCCTGCTGCTGCGCGTGTCCGGCGTCGCCCTGCTGGAGCAGGACATCGCCGAGCGCCGCCCCGCCTACCGCGACTACATCGCGCGCACCAGCGCCTTCCTGCCCTGGCCACCGCGCCGCACCACCCCATGACCCTTCGCACCCCGCTGGCCGCCGCCGCCCTGCTGCTGGCCGCCACCGCCCAGGCGCAGACCCGTCAGTGGCCCTTCGAGGTCCGCCTCGACGACACGCCGATCGGCCAACACCGCTTCGAGCTCACCGGCAGCCCCGCCGACGGCACGCTGAAGAGCGAGGCCGCCTTCACCGTGCGGCTGCTCGGCATCCCGGTCTACCGCTACCGCCACAGCGCCACCGAGCGCTGGCGCGACGGCTGCCTGGACGCGATGCAGGCCGGCACCGACGACAACGGCGACAAGAGCCAGGTCGACGCCCGAAAGGACGGCGGCGCGCTGCGCATCGACGGCGGCAGCGGCGGCAAGGCCGAATCCGCCACCGGCTGCGTGATGAGCTTCGCCTACTGGAACCCGGCCATCCGCCAGCAGCCGCGGCTGCTCAACGCGCAGACCGGCGCGCTGGAGCCGGTGAAGATCGAACGCGCCGGCACCGGCACCGTCGAGGTCCGCGGCCAGGCCGTGCCGGCGGTGCGCTGGCGCATCAGCGGGCCCAAGCAGCCGATCGAGCTGTGGGAATCCGCCGCCGACGGCGCCTGGATCGGCCTCGATTCCACGGTCAGCGGCGGCAAGCGGCTGAGCTACCGGCTCAAATGAAACAGGGGATGCACATGACCTTCAAGCACGCCGTCGTCGGCTATCTGATCGCCGCGCTCGTCTTCCTGGTGCTGGACGCGATCTGGCTGTCCACCATGGCGCAGCGCCTCTACCGGCCGGCCATCGGCCACCTCATGGGCGACACGGTGCAGTGGGTGCCGGCGGTGCTGTTCTACCTGCTGTACCTGGTCGGCATCCTGTTCTTCGCCGTCGCACCGGCGCAGGACGGCGGCAGCGCGCTCGGCGCGATCGGCCGCGGGGCGTTGTTCGGGCTGCTGGCCTACGCCACCTACGACCTGACCAACCAGGCCACGCTGCGCGACTGGCCCTGGTCGGTGACGCTGGCCGACCTGGCCTGGGGCGCCTTCGTCACCGCGGCGGCGGCGGGGGCGTCGGCGGCGGTCGTGCTCCGGCTGGACCGGGGCTGAGGCCCACGCCCGCCGAGGCGGGCGCGGGGCCGCGCCCCGCCCTCACATCCCGACCAGCGACCCCAGCGCGCGGGCGATGAAGCCGTCGAACACCACCCGGCCTTCGACCGCGGCCAGGCAGATGCACTCGCTGCCCTCCTGCACCACCGGCTGGTGGCGCACCTGGCCGTCGGCGGCGTCGAAGTCGCCCGCCTCGAACAGCGCCCGGCCGTCGTGGAAGCGGCCGTGCAGCACCTGCGTCACCTCCAGCTCGCTGTGGGTGTGCTGGGGCAGGTACTTGCCGGCGCCGATGCGCAGCAGGAAGACATTGGCCGCCGGGTCGTAGGGCACGGTGACCCGGCTCCAGCGCATGCCCGGGCCCATCCAGCGCCAGGGGGTGGCGCGGCAACCGGCCAGCGCCTTGGGCCAGGTGGCGCCCGCCGGCAGCGGCGGCGGCCCCGCGACCTCGGTCGACCGCGGGGTCGGGGCCGCGGGCAGCGCGTCGATCGCCGCCAGCGTGCGCGCCAGCGCGTCGGCGCGCAGCGGCGCCTCGGGCAGTTCGTCCATCAGCACCGAGCCGATGGACTCGCAGAACCGGAGCTGTTCCTGGCAGTGCGCGCAACCCTCGACGTGCGCGGCGACGACCAGCGCGGTGCCGGTCGGCAGCGTGCCCGCTGCATGGGCCAGCAGCAGGTCGTCTTCCGGGTGGTGGTTCATGTCGACCCCTCGCCCGCCGGGGACGGCGGTCGATCCCCCGAGGGGCTGGCGGCGGTGAATCCGGTCGTTCTCATTCCAGGTGGTTCAGCAATCGGCGGATGTGGGCCACGGCCAGCCGCACCCGCGACTTGACCGTGCCCAGCGGGATGCCCAGTTCGCTGGCGATCTGGGCGTGGGGCCGTTCCTCGAAGAACGACAGGCGCAGCACCTGCGCCTGCTCCGCCGGCAGGCGGTTGATGGCGGCGTGCAGGCCTTCGTCGCGACGGGCCTGCCGCACCCGATCCTCGGGCAGCGGGGCCTGGTCGACCAGCGCGTCCAGCGTCACCCCCTCGTCCTCGTAGGCCCCCACCGGCCCGCGCCGGCGCAGGGCGTCGATGCGCAGGTTACGGGCGATGGTGAAGACCCAGGTCGACACCGCGGCCTGCCGGGCGTCGAACATCGCCGCCTTGCGCCACAGGCTGACCATCGTCTCCTGCACCACCTCCTCGGCCAGTTCCTCGCTGGCGCCGGTGCGCTGCAGGTAGGACTTCACGCGCGGCGCGAAATGCTTGAACAGCAGCGCGAAGGCCTGACGGTCCTGCCGGACGGCCACCGCATGCACCCAGGCGACCAGTTCTTCGGCGGCGGGCTGCGTGGAGTCGGCGCGCACGGCGCTGGAGCGGACCAGGGTCAAGGCGGGGGTGAGCCGGCGCCGGGACGCCGTCGCGGGCGCACCCGGCAAGGACGACAGGGAGGGCGGTGGCATGCAGCTTAATACGGCGCCGGCCACGGACCGGATCAATCCCCCCGGCCGGACGCCCGAGGCGGCCGCCGGCGTGCCGAAATCCAAAACCGCGCGGCGCGCGTAAGAGCGGCCAGACCCTCCCACGCCGACCGATGACCGCCTTCCCGGCCGACCTGCCCCTGCCGCCCGCCCGCACCGGCGACCGCCCCCAGCACATCGCCGTCGTCGGCAGCGGCATCTCCGGCCTGGCCTGCGCCTGGCTGCTGTCCCAGGGCCACCGGGTGACGGTGTTCGAGGGCGAGGCCCGGCCCGGCGGCCACAGCCACACGGTGGAGGCGCCCGGCCCGCGCGGCGCGCAGGCGGTGGACACCGGCTTCATCGTCTACAACGAGCCGGCCTACCCCAACCTCACCGCGCTGTTCGAGCACCTGCGGGTGCCGACGCAGACCTCGGACATGTCCTTCGCCGTCAGCCTGGACGGCGGGGCGCTCGAATACGCCGGCACCGACCTGAAGGGGCTGTTCGCTCAGCGGCGCAACCTGCTGCGCCCGCGCTTCTGGTCGATGCTGGTCGACCTGCTGCGCTTCTACCGCCAGGCGCCGAACGACGCAGCGGCCGCCGGACTGGAGCCGCTGGACGACTACCTGGCCCGCAACGGCTACGGCGAGGCCTTCCGCGACGACCACCTGTACCCGATGGCGGCCGCCATCTGGTCCACCGCGGCCGGCCGCATCGGCCGTCACCCCACCGAGGCCTTCATCCGCTTCTGCCAGAACCACCACCTGCTGCAGGTCAGCGGCCGGCCGGCCTGGCGCACCGTCACCGGCGGCAGCCGCGAGTACGTGCGCCGGCTGACCGCCGCCTTCGCCGACGGCCTGCGGCTGGACACGCCGGTGCTGGCGCTGCGCCGCGACGCCGACGGCGTCTTGCTGCGCACCCGCGACGGCTGGTGGCCCGAGCGCTTCGACCAGGTGGTGCTGGCCACCCACGCCGACCAGTCGCTGCACCTGCTGGAGCAGCCCAGCGACGACGAGCGCCAGCTGCTCGGCGCCTTCGGCTACAGCCGCAACCATGCGGTGCTGCATGCCGACCCGGCGCTGATGCCGCAGCGGCGCGAGGTGTGGGCGAGCTGGAACTACCTGGCCGACCGCCGCGCCGGGGCCGACCGGCCGCCCTGCGTCACCTACTGGATGAACCGGCTGCAGTCGATCCCACACGACACGCCGCTGTTCCTCACGCTCAACCCGCTGCAGCCGCCGCGGCCCGAGCAGCTGATCCGCACCGAGGTCTACGAGCACCCGCTGTTCGACGCCGCCGCCATGCGCGCCCAGCGCGCGCTGTGGACCCTGCAGGGCCGCCAGCGCACCTGGTTCTGCGGCGCCTACTTCGGCGCCGGCTTCCATGAGGACGGCCTGCAGTCCGGCCTGGCGGTGGCCGAGGCGCTGGGCGGCGTGCGCCGGCCGTGGACGGTGGCCAACGAGTCGGGCCGCATCCACCTGCCGTCGCCGGCCGGGGCGGTGGCCGCATGAGCTTGGACTCCGGCCTGTTCAGCGGGACGGTGATGCACCAGCGGCTCCTGCCGCTGCGCCACCGGCTGCGCTACCGGGTGTTCTCGCTGCTGGTCGACCTGGACGACCTTCCGGCGCTGCCGCGCCGCCTGCGGCTGTTGTCGGTGGACCGCTTCAACCTCTTCAGCCTGCGCCAGGCCGACCACGGCGACGGCAGCGCCACGCCGCTGAAGGCCCAGGTCGAGCAACGCCTGCGCGACAACGGCCTGGCCACCGGCGGCGCGGTGCGGCTGCTGGCCATGCCGCGCATCCTGGGCTACGCCTTCAACCCGCTCTCCGTCTATTTCTGCCACCGGCCGGACGGGCCGCTGCAGGCCATCCTGTACGAGGTCAACAACACCTTCGGCCAGCGCCACAGCTACCTCATCCCGGTGGACGAGGCGCAGGCCCGCGAGGCGGCGGCCGGCGGCGTCATCGCGCAGCGCTGCGACAAGCAGCTCTACGTCTCGCCCTTCCTGGGCATGGACCTGCACTACCGCTTCCGGGTGCACCCGCCGGCCGAGCGGCTGG
The sequence above is a segment of the Aquabacterium sp. J223 genome. Coding sequences within it:
- a CDS encoding DUF1365 domain-containing protein, whose protein sequence is MSLDSGLFSGTVMHQRLLPLRHRLRYRVFSLLVDLDDLPALPRRLRLLSVDRFNLFSLRQADHGDGSATPLKAQVEQRLRDNGLATGGAVRLLAMPRILGYAFNPLSVYFCHRPDGPLQAILYEVNNTFGQRHSYLIPVDEAQAREAAAGGVIAQRCDKQLYVSPFLGMDLHYRFRVHPPAERLALSVNVHRDDGTLVLAAQLDARRRPLTDGVLLGALATHPLLTLKVIAAIHWEALKLWLKGARLQPRPAPPAADLTVVPASLPAPLTKT
- a CDS encoding NAD(P)/FAD-dependent oxidoreductase — its product is MTAFPADLPLPPARTGDRPQHIAVVGSGISGLACAWLLSQGHRVTVFEGEARPGGHSHTVEAPGPRGAQAVDTGFIVYNEPAYPNLTALFEHLRVPTQTSDMSFAVSLDGGALEYAGTDLKGLFAQRRNLLRPRFWSMLVDLLRFYRQAPNDAAAAGLEPLDDYLARNGYGEAFRDDHLYPMAAAIWSTAAGRIGRHPTEAFIRFCQNHHLLQVSGRPAWRTVTGGSREYVRRLTAAFADGLRLDTPVLALRRDADGVLLRTRDGWWPERFDQVVLATHADQSLHLLEQPSDDERQLLGAFGYSRNHAVLHADPALMPQRREVWASWNYLADRRAGADRPPCVTYWMNRLQSIPHDTPLFLTLNPLQPPRPEQLIRTEVYEHPLFDAAAMRAQRALWTLQGRQRTWFCGAYFGAGFHEDGLQSGLAVAEALGGVRRPWTVANESGRIHLPSPAGAVAA